A genomic stretch from Dioscorea cayenensis subsp. rotundata cultivar TDr96_F1 unplaced genomic scaffold, TDr96_F1_v2_PseudoChromosome.rev07_lg8_w22 25.fasta BLBR01000646.1, whole genome shotgun sequence includes:
- the LOC120254829 gene encoding protein IQ-DOMAIN 14-like, with protein sequence MKNQEDNMKSSSIARKSFRALKGLMRLQSVMKGQSVKRQTMNTMRCMQMLVRVQSQIRTRRLQMMESRNIQQHQMMGKNERDIENSLNKWNFGHQLEAEGHEGWEDSTLTKDEIDVRMRRKVEAVIKRERALAYAYSHQLLKVTPMSAQAVLSDIKSGGFPWWWSWLERQVGTTQTPTSRPTTGQATTPKISTRSLAEAYPRPSSRSKQAITGNANIDASTPRSSKPIKQKYTPNSSNRWQIQGFKDDDSLTSCPAFTVPNYMVPTVSAKAKVRDGPPATPEGKRRFSFGLTQSIGSIRWSKGSSVLSTKDSESKRMSGRHRPMHSIGNLSMDSTISLPVGVGGRSFR encoded by the exons ATGAAAAACCAAGAAGACAATATGAAATCAAGCTCAATT GCTAGGAAGAGTTTTCGAGCATTAAAAGGACTGATGAGACTTCAAAGTGTGATGAAAGGACAAAGCGTTAAGCGTCAAACAATGAACACAATGAGATGCATGCAAATGCTAGTGAGAGTACAATCACAAATCAGAACAAGGAGGCTTCAGATGATGGAAAGCCGAAACATTCAGCAACACCAGATGATGGGTAAAAATGAGAGGGACATTGAGAACAGCTTGAACAAGTGGAACTTTGGACATCAA TTGGAAGCAGAAGGTCATGAAGGATGGGAAGATAGCACACTGACCAAAGATGAAATTGATGTACGAATGCGAAGAAAGGTCGAGGCAGTCATTAAGAGGGAGCGAGCATTGGCATATGCTTATTCCCACCAG TTACTAAAAGTAACACCAATGTCGGCACAAGCAGTCTTATCTGACATCAAGTCCGGTGGCTTCCCATGGTGGTGGAGCTGGCTCGAGCGCCAAGTAGGAACAACCCAAACTCCTACATCACGTCCGACTACAGGTCAAGCCACGACGCCAAAAATAAGCACAAGGTCACTAGCAGAAGCTTATCCTAGACCAAGTAGCCGGAGCAAGCAAGCTATAACTGGAAATGCTAACATTGATGCATCTACACCAAGATCATCAAAACCAATCAAACAAAAGTACACACCAAATTCTTCAAACAGATGGCAGATACAAGGTTTTAAGGACGACGATAGCCTGACAAGCTGCCCGGCATTTACCGTGCCAAACTACATGGTACCGACAGTTTCAGCAAAGGCAAAGGTGAGAGATGGACCACCAGCAACACCGGAGGGGAAGCGGCGCTTCTCATTTGGATTGACTCAAAGCATTGGATCAATAAGATGGAGCAAGGGATCATCAGTCCTCAGTACTAAGGATTCTGAGTCCAAGAGGATGTCTGGAAGACATAGACCCATGCACTCAATAGGGAATTTGAGCATGGATTCAACCATTTCATTGCCAGTTGGAGTTGGAGGGAGATCCTTCAGGTAG
- the LOC120254825 gene encoding protein IQ-DOMAIN 14-like, with product MGKKGNWFSALKRAFTSSSKDKLANEPDKIYPKEKKKWGFTRTRHGEASSFMPLYREPSSIEKILGDAKGSRTGMYIKGHLEMPKWIKGNGHIKWLKREIQKESAAKVTAIAT from the exons ATGGGGAAGAAAGGGAACTGGTTTTCTGCTCTCAAAAGAGCATTTACTTCCTCTTCTAAAGATAAGTTAGCCAAT GAGCCGGACAAGATATatccaaaagagaagaaaaagtggGGGTTTACACGGACAAGGCATGGAGAGGCCAGCTCTTTCATGCCCCTGTATCGAGAACCAAGCAGCATTGAGAAGATCTTGGGAGATGCGAAAGGGAGCAGAACAGGAATGTACATCAAAGGCCACTTAGAGATGCCGAAATGGATCAAAGGCAATGGACACATCAAATGGCTCAAAAGGGAAATTCAAAAGGAATCAGCAGCAAAAGTTACAGCAATTGCCACCTAG